The genomic stretch CCAACTTGAAGTGTTGGTAGAGTGCGACACGATTGAAGTCATAGTGGATGAAGAAGTCGTAGAGCTGGCCAAAAACGGTGATTGTTTAGCACAGGAATATTTAATTAATAAGTACAAGAACTTTGTCAGAGCAAAAGCAAGATCATACTTCCTCATTGGGGCAGATCGTGAAGATATTATCCAAGAGGGAATGATTGGGCTCTACAAAGCAATTCGAGATTTCCGTGGTGACAAGCTCTCCTCTTTTCGAGCTTTTGCGGAGCTGTGCATAACTCGCCAGATTATCACAGCGATTAAGACTGCAACCAGACAAAAGCATATCCCTTTGAATTCTTATGTGTCCCTAAATAAGCCAATTTATGACGAAGATTCGGATAGAACCTTGCTGGATGTAATTTCGGGCACAAAAATAACCGATCCTGAGGAATTAATCATTAGCCAAGAAGAATTCGATGATATCGAAGAAAAGATGGGCGAAATTCTCAGTTCCTTAGAGTGGAAAGTACTTATGGCTTACTTGGAAGGAAAATCATATCAAGAAATTGCTGTAGATCTACATAGACACGTAAAATCCATTGATAATGCTCTTCAAAGAGTTAAAAGGAAACTTGAGCGCTATTTAGAACGTCGCGATGGCTAAATGGAATAGTTGACCGACTGATTTAGTCGGTTTTTTATTTTATTTAAATAAAGGTGTATTTTTTCGAGTAAATAGTATATAATAAATAAGTGCTTCGATTTAGGGTAGGTGGCCGAGTGGTTAAAGGCGGCAGACTGTAAATCTGTTCCGAAAGGTACGGTGGTTCGAATCCATCCCTACCCACCAAACTCTAATTTTGAAATTCATGCCTCCACTATTGATTATCGTCGCGGGATGGAGCAGCGGTAGCTCGTCGGGCTCATAACCCGAAGGTCGTCGGTTCAAATCCGGCTCCCGCAACCAAGTAAACTAAGGGCTTTCGGAGAATTCCGGAAGCCATTTTTAGATGGCGAACATAGATATTAATGCCTGTTTAAAAGAAACAATGGATTGTGGTGAGTTGATATGAGTAGTAGAAAAATACTGTCTGTGGGACTTGTTTGCTTGATCGCCTTGTTCGTGGCAATCGCTGATCTTGATGGGAATCCGGAAAAAGATGCGGAAACGCTAGTAACAGGACCCTATACAGTAGAACGGGTTGTTGACGGGGATACAATCATACTGAGGATGGAAGGGCAAATAGAAAGAGTACGGCTCATCGGTATCGATACCCCTGAATCCGTTCCCAACAATCCTGATCGTGTTGTACCCTATGGAAAAGTAGCTGCAGAGTTTACTCGGAATTTACTGGATGATAAAAAAGTGGAGCTTGAACTGGATGTGGAAGAGCGGGATAAGTATGATAGACTTCTCGCCTATGTCTACCTCAACGGAGAAATGGTTAACAAACTTCTTCTTCGCGAAGGGCATGCTACTGTAGCTACTTATCCACCCAATGTGAAATATGTTGAAGATTTTATGGCGCTGCAGAAAGAGGCTCAAAGGCAGCGGAAAGGGATCTGGGAATAAAATCTTGACATGCTAATTTTCATGTGATAATGTATTATGAGCATGGATTGAATGCGGATTTTTTAGTCGTGCCCAGGGAGGTGTTCGTAAATGCGTGTTGGCATTACTTTAGCTTGTACCGAATGTAAAAACCGGAATTATGCTTCTATAAAGAATAAGAAAAACAATCCGGACCGTTTAGAAGTTAAAAAGTATTGTAAGTTTTGCAAGTCCCACACATCTCACAAAGAAACCAAGTAAGCAAGTGCTTTGCAGGGGTTAATTTCTTTGTACTGTCTGAAAGATTAAAGCAACTAAGGCAATCGCTAAGTATTGTTGATTGTATTTGCCAAATGTCTGTACGCCGGGCTGCGTTGTCAGTATTGGTGACTCAGAGTTGTAAGGAAGTGATTGGATGGGCGCAGTTAAAAAGCAAACGAATGCTCCTGGAAAAGAGAAGCAGTTAGAGTACTTCAAAGGAGTATGGAGTGAACTTAAGAAAGTACACTGGCCAGACCGTAAACAGCTTTTGACTTACACAGGAGTGGTCCTCATCGCTGTTGCTTTCGTAGCTGTTTTGCTATGGATTGTAGACAGTGGATTTAGTATTTTTGTAACTAAGATTCTCGGATAGGTACTCAAACAGGTTGCCCAAATACTTTTGGCAAGTTGTTTTGGGGCCTTGTATTGGAGGTTCCTGTTCGAAATATGACTAAGAACTGGTATGTTATTCACACTTATTCTGGCTACGAGAATAAGGTGAAGACTAATCTTGAAAAACGCGTAGAGTCTATGAATATGGAGGATAAGATCTTCCGTGTTCTTGTTCCTATGGAAGATGAGATTGAAATCAAAAATGGGAAAAAGAAAATCGCCAAGCGTAAGGTTTTCCCAGGCTATGTCCTGGTGGAAATGGATATGACGGACGATTCGTGGTATGTGGTGCGCAATACTCCGGGTGTGACTGGCTTTGTCGGAACCGGTGCGAAACCAATACCCCTATTAGACCATGAAGTTCAAGCCATCTTGCGCCAAATGGGTGTAGAAGAAGTCCGTACGCGGGTGGATTATTCGGTAGGTCAAAGCGTGCGTGTTACCTCTGGTCCTTTTAAGGATTTTATCGCTATTGTTGGTGAAATCCTTGGAGATAAAGGAAAGCTCCGGGTTTCTGTCTCGATGTTTGGACGGGAAACACCGGTAGAACTTGATTTTGCACAGGTCGAAAAAGTCGACTAACTAGTAATTACCCTATTAAGGAGGTGTAACTATGGCAAAGAAAGTCGTTGGTTTGGTAAAACTAGCTATCAACGCAGGTAAAGCAAATCCGGCACCTCCGGTTGGTCCAGCTCTTGGTCAGCACGGGGTCAACATTATGGCCTTCTGCAAAGAATACAACGAGCGCACTAAGGATCAAGCGGGACTGATTATTCCGGTTGAAATTACCGTTTATGAAGACCGATCCTTTACCTTTATTACCAAAACTCCCC from Desulfitobacterium dichloroeliminans LMG P-21439 encodes the following:
- the sigH gene encoding RNA polymerase sporulation sigma factor SigH is translated as MTVNAQLEVLVECDTIEVIVDEEVVELAKNGDCLAQEYLINKYKNFVRAKARSYFLIGADREDIIQEGMIGLYKAIRDFRGDKLSSFRAFAELCITRQIITAIKTATRQKHIPLNSYVSLNKPIYDEDSDRTLLDVISGTKITDPEELIISQEEFDDIEEKMGEILSSLEWKVLMAYLEGKSYQEIAVDLHRHVKSIDNALQRVKRKLERYLERRDG
- a CDS encoding thermonuclease family protein, with product MSSRKILSVGLVCLIALFVAIADLDGNPEKDAETLVTGPYTVERVVDGDTIILRMEGQIERVRLIGIDTPESVPNNPDRVVPYGKVAAEFTRNLLDDKKVELELDVEERDKYDRLLAYVYLNGEMVNKLLLREGHATVATYPPNVKYVEDFMALQKEAQRQRKGIWE
- the rpmG gene encoding 50S ribosomal protein L33, whose translation is MRVGITLACTECKNRNYASIKNKKNNPDRLEVKKYCKFCKSHTSHKETK
- the secE gene encoding preprotein translocase subunit SecE, yielding MGAVKKQTNAPGKEKQLEYFKGVWSELKKVHWPDRKQLLTYTGVVLIAVAFVAVLLWIVDSGFSIFVTKILG
- the nusG gene encoding transcription termination/antitermination protein NusG, which encodes MTKNWYVIHTYSGYENKVKTNLEKRVESMNMEDKIFRVLVPMEDEIEIKNGKKKIAKRKVFPGYVLVEMDMTDDSWYVVRNTPGVTGFVGTGAKPIPLLDHEVQAILRQMGVEEVRTRVDYSVGQSVRVTSGPFKDFIAIVGEILGDKGKLRVSVSMFGRETPVELDFAQVEKVD
- the rplK gene encoding 50S ribosomal protein L11 is translated as MAKKVVGLVKLAINAGKANPAPPVGPALGQHGVNIMAFCKEYNERTKDQAGLIIPVEITVYEDRSFTFITKTPPASILLKKAANIESGSAEPNRKKVAQVSKTKVREIAETKMKDLNAASVEAAMSMIEGTARSMGITIVEG